One Fusarium falciforme chromosome 1, complete sequence genomic window carries:
- a CDS encoding Mitochondrial phosphate carrier protein 3, mitochondrial, translating into MSPLHPPRDAFQGSVYSPLSPTSRTPYQARPELYSAYSIVDTAKDKAKQLSAEATAEFEKASSKAKPNGGKIELYSGKYYAACTFGGLLACGLTHAAVTPLDLVKTRRQVDSKLYTGNFQAWGKIYRAEGIRGIFTGWSPTLFGYSAQGAFKYGWYEFFKKTYSDMAGPEAAHKYKTGLYLAASASAEFLADIALCPFEAVKVRMQGTIPNPYTGTFNGISSVTAKEGAAGLYKGLYPLWGRQIPYTMMKFASFETIVEMIYDRLPGQKKDYGKAAQTGVSFTAGYLAGILCAIVSHPADVMVSKLNANRAPGEAFGGALSRIYKDIGFSGLWNGLPVRIVMIGTLTGLQWMIYDYFKIFMGFPTTGGAPPPAKKTE; encoded by the exons ATGTCGCCGTTACATCCACCTAGGGATGCCTTCCAGGGCAGTGTATACAGCCCGCTCTCGCCCACCTCACGCACGCCCTATCAGGCCCGTCCCGAATTATACAGCGCCTACTCCATCGTCGACActgccaaggacaaggcaaAGCAATTGAGCGCCGAAGCCACCGCCGAATTCGAAAAGGCGAGCTCAAAGGCCAAGCCGAACGGGGGAAAGATTGAACTATACTCGGGCAAGTACTATGCCGCCTGCACCTTTGGTGGACTGCTCGCCTGT GGACTCACTCATGCTGCCGTCACCCCCCTTGATCTCGTCAAGACCCGTCGCCAGGTCGACTCCAAGCTCTACACGGGCAACTTTCAGGCCTGGGGCAAGATCTACCGCGCCGAGGGCATCCGCGGCATCTTCACCGGCTGGAGTCCCACCCTCTTTGGATACTCGGCCCAGGGAGCTTTCAAGTACGGCTGGTATGAATTCTTCAAGAAGACATACTCGGACATGGCCGGCCCCGAGGCCGCTCACAAGTACAAGACGGGTTTGTAcctcgccgcctccgcctccgccgaGTTCCTTGCCGACATTGCCCTCTGCCCCtttgaggctgtcaaggtccGTATGCAGGGCACCATTCCCAACCCCTACACCGGTACCTTCAATGGCATCAGCTCCGTCACGGCCAAGGAGGGCGCCGCCGGTCTGTACAAGGGTCTGTATCCTCTGTGGGGTCGCCAAATCCCCTATACCATGATGAAGTTTGCCTCGTTCGAGACCATCGTCGAGATGATCTATGATCGCCTGCCTGGTCAGAAGAAGGACTATGGCAAGGCTGCTCAGACCGGTGTGTCCTTCACCGCTGGCTACCTGGCTGGTATCCTGTGCGCCATCGTATCTCACCCTGCCGATGTCATGGTCAGCAAGCTCAACGCCAACCGCGCACCAGGAGAGGCCTTTGGCGGTGCCCTGAGCAGGATATACAAGGACATTGGCTTCAGCGGCCTTTGGAACGGCCTGCCTGTGCGAATCGTCATGATCGGTACCCTTACTGGACTCCAGTGGATGATCTAT GACTACTTCAAGATCTTCATGGGTTTCCCGACCACCGGCGGCGCTCCGCCACCTGCCAAGAAGACGGAATAG
- a CDS encoding Epimerase domain-containing protein, protein MAEKPSVLIIGGLGYIGRFLALHIHKNELASEVRLVDKVLPQLAWLAPEFSEACSQDKFMQADASRPEGLARIFDRPEGKQWDYVFNCGGETRHSQEDEVYKLRSLNLSIALGQEAAKRGVKAYVELSSGMVYKSDSSPSKEGDKLKPWNRIAVFKLQAEEELSKIEGLNLIIVRLPHVYGPYASQWVATALCMARTYQHLEGEMKWLWTKDLRTNTAHIDDVTRALWMLAAWYDAGKAGWDEGSMGKIPIFNIVDDGATSQGTIATIIGEIFKIETGFQGQLISTFARLNLDSVVDDVNDELLGPWADILADAGITRPGPLTPFMEKELLKDTDLSMEGSRLKTLLGFEYSKPKMTKELLEEVIESYRRMNWWP, encoded by the exons ATGGCCGAAAAGCCTTCGGTGTTGATCATTGGAGGGCTTGGCTATATCGGCCGCTTCCTGGCCCTCCACATCCACAAAAATGAACTCGCCTCCGAGGTGCGACTCGTCGACAAAGTTCTTCCTCAACTCGCATGGCTGGCTCCCGAGTTCTCCGAGGCCTGTTCACAGGACAAGTTTATGCAAGCTGATGCCAGCCGACCTG AGGGACTAGCGAGAATCTTTGATCGCCCGGAAGGGAAGCAATGGGACTATGTCTTCAACTGTGGCGGCGAGACGAGACATTCGCAGGAGGACGAGGTTTACAAGCTGAGGTCGCTGAACCTATCTATCGCGCTAGGCCAGGAGGCGGCCAAGAGAGGCGTCAAGGCCTATGTTGAGCTGAGCTCGGGTATGGTTTACAAGTCGGACTCGTCACCGAGCAAGGAAGGAGACAAGCTGAAGCCTTGGAACCGGATCGCCGTCTTCAAGCtgcaggcggaggaggaactCTCCAAGATCGAAGG cctcaacctcatcatcgtACGCTTACCACACGTCTACGGGCCATATGCTTCCCAGTGGGTTGCGACAGCCTTGTGCATGGCCCGCACGTACCAGCACCTGGAGGGAGAAATGAAGTGGTTATGGACTAAGGACCTGCGCACCAACACGGCGCACATTGACGACGTTACGCGCGCCTTGTGGATGCTCGCGGCCTGGTACGACGCGGGCAAGGCGGGTTGGGATGAGGGCAGCATGGGTAAGATTCCCATCTTTAACATCGTGGACGATGGCGCGACGAGTCAGGGCACCATCGCAACCATCATCGGCGAGATCTTCAAGATCGAGACGGGATTCCAGGGTCAGCTCATCAGCACGTTTGCGCGACTCAACCTGGACAGCGTTGTGGACGATGTCAACGATGAGCTTCTAGGACCTTGGGCGGACATTCTTGCCGACGCAGGAATAACGAGACCCGGACCGTTGACGCCGTTCATGGAGAAGGAACTGCTCAAGGACACAGACCTCAGCATGGAGGGGAGCCGGCTCAAGACGTTGCTGGGTTTCGAGTACAGCAAGCCCAAGATGACCAAGGAGCTATTGGAGGAAGTGATTGAGAGTTATCGAAGGATGAACTGGTGGCCTTGA